The proteins below come from a single Aspergillus oryzae RIB40 DNA, chromosome 5 genomic window:
- a CDS encoding copper acquisition factor BIM1-like domain-containing protein (predicted protein) → MIMKSSFMPLVALSSAISAWAHGEEEAKEMGPVAFMWPPDRVWGAAYDNTAPCGSSSGATNRTDFPMADERVCSKSTANSHSSSKMNRGTFRSRSLTKAVCQTSHISGI, encoded by the exons ATGATCATGAAGAGTAGCTTTATGCCTCTTGTGGCCTTGTCATCTGCCATTAGTGCATGGGCccatggcgaagaagaagccaaagagatgGGCCCCGTGGCTTTCATGTGGCCGCCAGACCGTGTCTGGGGCGCCGCCTACGATAACACGGCTCCATGTGGTTCATCTTCTGGTGCCACGAACAGAACCGATTTCCCTATGG CTGATGAGCGTGTGTGCTCTAAGTCAACGGCCAACTCGCACTCGTCATCCAAGATGAATCGTGGAACGTTCAGGTCGCGATCTCTCACAAAAGCAGTATGTCAAACGTCCCACATCTCGGGTATATAG
- a CDS encoding uncharacterized protein (predicted protein), producing the protein MNATFQIKYTSDFDTDKNETYYACADIRYVAASKFTTQVPCFNVTADEFTAVTSTTATAGATATAGSSSSSPKDSGTKESSSGLSGGAIAGIVGIPAGRSEFTFLPTRNSRSRRRNHEKNSASSSDLNGIGVQAEGSLEIIRDILYEFISSVFIGTDSFFCPLVLCTIRDPCLLPHYPFFPAFLLPPYQPHHCTRCDGTQPGCKTCEVYGVECRYEKAPPMSQILAMAKRLQETEQTITELRIALHEAREANAAQHTLSIERQIPNTPSADTSFDSASYIEASSSTQVAPESETAPEQILLSDLSLDENGKVCNTPTQKAPCMSIDPVAIWIALLLWSYIRRPRTTTGRINKRNAAIQTDIPRQMISKLLQIHWTWIAPMFNWVYRPAFMLVVMCAHAAHFDDHQISELLISRARLLLGTEILNPSSIPTAQGLLQLSARELAWGSISQAWLYSGMAFRMAISLFLGLDDSAENDLWAPYYGDQLSPDKAPPGEYPPMKSHLVSSFQNVCKLAIILNDIILQLYSRRGNIYMDEALNRIQARLDHWREQSPVHLRCDPDNLPEICPPPHIIAQK; encoded by the exons ATGAACGCTACCTTCCAAATCAAGTATACCTCGGACTTCGACACTGACAAGAACGAGACTTATTATGCCTGCGCCGATATCAGATACGTCGCTGCCAGCAAGTTCACTACTCAAGTGCCTTGTTTCAACGTTACAGCGGATGAGTTCACCGCTGTCACTAGTACCACGGCTACCGCAGGCGCCACTGCCACGGCCGGATCATCTAGCTCTTCCCCCAAGGACTCGGGTACCAAGGAGTCAAGCTCAGGTCTTTCTGGCGGCGCTATCGCCGGTATCGTG GGTATTCCCGCGGGTAGGTCGGAATTCACCTTTCTTCCAACCCGCAATAGCCGCTCTAGACGTCGTAACCACGAGAAAAACTCTGCTAGCTCGTCTGATCTGAACGGTATAGGCGTACAGGCGGAGGGATCATTGGAGATCATTAGAGATATATTATATGAATTTATATCCTCGGTATT TATTGGGACTGACAGCTTTTTCTGCCCCTTAGTACTATGCACTATTCGTGATCCTTGTCTTTTGCCTCACTATCCTTTCTTCCCtgcatttcttctcccccctTATCAACCACACCATTGT ACAAGATGCGATGGCACACAGCCAGGATGCAAGACCTGCGAGGTCTACGGCGTGGAGTGTCGCTATGAAAAGGCCCCACCCATGTCGCAGATCCTTGCCATGGCCAAGAGATTACAAGAGACTGAGCAAACGATCACCGAGCTGCGTATCGCGTTGCACGAGGCGAGAGAAGCGAACGCGGCTCAGCATACACTTTCAATAGAGCGTCAGATTCCCAATACACCCTCGGCCGATACCAGTTTCGATAGCGCTTCGTACATCGAGGCGAGCTCGTCTACACAGGTGGCTCCTGAATCCGAGACGGCGCCGGAGCAGATACTGCTTTCGGATCTCAGTCTTGATGAAAATGGCAAGGTATGTAACACACCAACGCAAAAAGCCCCATGTATGTCCATTGACCCCGTGGCAATCTGGATAGCTTTGCTACTATGGTCCTACATCCGCCGTCCacgcaccaccaccggcagAATCAACAAAC GAAATGCGGCGATTCAAACCGACATCCCTCGGCAGATGATATCGAAACTCCTTCAAATTCATTGGACGTGGATTGCACCGATGTTCAACTGGGTCTATCGCCCAGCGTTCATGC TCGTCGTCATGTGTGCTCACGCGGCACATTTTGACGATCACCAAATAAGCGAACTTTTGATCTCAAGAGCTCGCCTCCTCCTAGGCACTGAAATACTTAATCCCAGCAGCATTCCAACGGCTCAGGGTCTCCTTCAGCTCAGCGCTCGCGAGCTCGCTTGGGGTTCAATATCCCAAGCATGGCTGTACAGCGGCATGGCTTTTCGCATG GCCATAAGCTTATTCCTTGGAC TGGATGATTCGGCGGAGAACGACCTATGGGCTCCATACTATGGTGACCAACTCAGTCCCGATAAGGCTCCCCCAGGGGAATATCCGCCGATGAAGTCCCACTTGGTTTCAAGCTTCCAAAACGTATGCAAACTTGCTATTATTTtgaatgatatcatcctTCAACTGTACTCCCGTCGTGGAAACATCTACATGGATGAAGCGTTAAACAGAATTCAAGCTAGACTTGACCACTGGAGAGAACAGTCGCCTGTGCATTTAAGATGTGATCCGGACAACTTGCCCGAAATCTGTCCCCCGCCCCATATTATCGCGCAAAAGTAA
- a CDS encoding uncharacterized protein (uncharacterized conserved protein), whose product MVVWDDHTYGYSSSYHRQSLTVTVISGELMNTAAYAFAPAVLVTPLGALSVLISALMGAYFLNEDIQVLGKLGAAICLLGSILLVLHAPGDRDIQTIEEILHLAIQPGFLIYCTLVTVFASYMIYKVAPRLGRTNPLVYLSICSTVGSISVMSVKAFGIAIKLTFAGDNQFTHASTYVFSLVLVVTTLTQMNYLNKAMGEFPASLVNAMYYVGFTTCTLTASIIFYQGLNTSDWTSITSMMCGFLLNFIGISLLTLSKTGQEARPESVRALSMRSFDMSRGRYDHVRTSSVDLPSALERRSSGLDAAERQ is encoded by the exons ATGGTGGTGTGGGATGATCATACGTATGGCTATTCGTCGAGCTATCATCGCCAGAGTCTGACGGTTACAGTGATTTCGGGAGAACTTATGAATACCGCCGCTTACGCTTTTGCTCCGGCTGTGCTGGTCACTCCGCTCGGGGCGCTCAGCGTACTCATCAG CGCCTTGATGGGCGCATACTTTCTCAACGAGGATATACAAGTCCTTGGTAAACTCGGAGCCGCAATCTGTCTCCTGGGATCTATATTATTAGTGCTCCATGCGCCGGGCGACAGGGACATTCAGACCATTGAGGAAATCCTGCACCTAGCGATTCAACCGG GCTTCCTCATCTATTGTACCCTTGTCACCGTGTTTGCCAGTTACATGATCTACAAAGTCGCCCCAAGACTAGGCCGCACGAACCCGCTAGTCTATCTATCGATTTGCTCCACCGTGGGCTCTATATCCGTCATGTCTGTGAAAGCATTCGGAATTGCCATCAAGCTCACCTTCGCCGGAGATAACCAGTTCACGCACGCCTCCACTTACGTCTTCTCCCTGGTCCTGGTAGTCACCACCCTAACCCAGATGAACTACCTGAACAAAGCAATGGGTGAATTCCCTGCGTCGCT AGTAAACGCAATGTACTACGTCGGTTTCACAACCTGCACCCTAACCGCCTCTATCATCTTCTACCAAGGCCTGAACACCAGCGACTGGACCAGTATTACCTCCATGATGTGCGGCTTCTTACTCAACTTCATCGGAATCTCCCTATTGACTCTGTCCAAAACCGGACAAGAGGCCCGTCCGGAGTCGGTACGAGCCCTTAGTATGAGATCGTTTGATATGTCCCGTGGGCGATACGATCATGTGCGAACGAGCAGCGTCGATCTTCCCAGTGCCTTGGAGAGAAGGTCGTCTGGTCTAGACGCCGCGGAGCGACAATAG
- a CDS encoding uncharacterized protein (predicted protein) has translation MADSIDIYNQYPLVLDPTSKAINLSSQTTTPASASTVTTELTELNALHRGLISLDPPNIPPPPLPINPKRSAQITKLRDSANTAYRKNNHAEAVRLYTYAIEMGIARPGWEPMSLAREELAGLFANRAQAYMAQQAWPEGLVDAKCSVESKPVGNVKAWWRAGKCLAEMGRWDEAQVAIDKGLEFEPRNGEGAKELLSLMEEVKEGMKRANSSA, from the coding sequence ATGGCCGACAGCATCGACATATACAACCAATACCCTCTGGTCCTCGACCCAACCTCGAAAGCCATCAACCTCTCCTCTCAAACCACAACCCCAGCCTCAGCAAGCACAGTAACCACCGAACTAACCGAACTAAACGCCCTCCACCGCGGCCTCATCTCCCTCGACCCGCCCAACATCCCCCCGCCCCCGctccccatcaaccccaagCGCAGCGCCCAAATCACCAAGCTCCGCGACAGCGCAAACACCGCCTACCGCAAGAACAACCACGCCGAGGCAGTCCGACTGTACACATACGCCATTGAGATGGGAATCGCACGGCCCGGGTGGGAACCTATGAGTCTGGCCAGGGAGGAACTGGCGGGGTTATTTGCGAACCGGGCGCAAGCGTATATGGCGCAGCAGGCGTGGCCGGAGGGATTGGTGGATGCGAAATGTAGTGTTGAGAGTAAGCCGGTGGGGAATGTGAAGGCTTGGTGGAGGGCTGGGAAGTGTTTGGCTGAGATGGGACGGTGGGATGAGGCGCAGGTTGCTATTGATAAGGGGTTGGAGTTCGAGCCGAGGAATGGGGAGGGGGCGAAGGAGTTGCTTTCGTTGATGGAAGAGGTGAAGGAGGGGATGAAGAGGGCGAATTCTTCTGCTTAG
- a CDS encoding uncharacterized protein (predicted protein) has protein sequence MKLARPSINPGRTKNIIHGVQGFIIFLAWACTIAVFTKGDGIDGRSAWYWALCWFSIPGLIYLVAVPMWPRARRFGNVYAFATVDCLYALLWFTAWVCVASYVAQGKSEGKDSNQEDKDKDSDKKTGCDNWKYGSASKCKISTATCIMGVVIFLLFIVTAFMSFRNVMHFRRTGTLPDAVSDPTFAAQSQAAFSSNPAHDFEEEDDFRSGRAGGMGSSVRSDRDEDYALLHQSEVDEFGNPSGRTAMHGAYDPTASNAGGSVLHDYNTVNTATSYGGAHGQHYAPNSEYAPPSEWGMGSSVSGYGR, from the exons ATGAAATTAGCACGACCCTCGATTAATCCTGGGCGGACGAAAAACATCATCCATGGAGTTCAGGGGTTTATTATCTTCTTAGCATGGGCTTGTACCATTGCCGTGTTCACCAAAGGTGATGGTATTGATGGTCGATCAGCCTGGTACTGGGCTTTG TGTTGGTTCAGCATCCCCGGTCTTATCTATCTCGTCGCAGTGCCTATGTGGCCGCGCGCACGCCGTTTCGGAAATGTCTATGCCTTTGCGACAGTCGACTGCCTGTATGCCCTGCTATGGTTTACTGCGTGGGTCTGCGTTGCTAGCTATGTCGCGCAGGGAAAATCCGAGGGCAAGGACAGCAACCAAgaggacaaggacaaggacagtGACAAGAAAACTGGATGCGACAACTGGAAGTACGGTAGTGCCAGCAAGTGCAAAATTAGCACGGCTACTTGCATCATGGGGGTGGTCATCTT TTTGCTATTCATTGTGACCGCATTTATGTCCTTCCGTAACGTGATGCACTTCCGCCGGACCGGAACCCTGCCAGATGCGGTCTCCGATCCTACTTTCGCTGCGCAGAGCCAGGCCGCCTTCTCGTCGAACCCCGCCCATGAtttcgaggaagaggatgattTCCGGTCCGGCCGAGCTGGTGGAATGGGCTCTTCCGTCCGTTCCGACCGCGATGAGGACTATGCTCTCCTACACCAGAGCGAGGTAGATGAGTTTGGAAACCCGAGTGGGCGCACCGCGATGCACGGCGCCTACGACCCCACCGCTTCCAATGCCGGAGGAAGCGTCCTTCATGACTACAACACGGTCAACACCGCCACCAGCTACGGGGGTGCGCATGGGCAACACTACGCACCGAACTCGGAATACGCACCGCCATCGGAATGGGGCATGGGCTCCAGTGTGAGCGGCTACGGGCGGTAA
- a CDS encoding uncharacterized protein (predicted protein), with translation MRHQLKKNSKTRNPDQQDDVKCLEEAKHDGVDADVSPISKQHTKGTSLKEDREFGDPETGPKALHELKNDHKQDEAETPEYPVSKKTPADEKVVERSEKPGNVDLWQRAFDELNEDLKGQLREDEAISPENAIKEVIDRTKESFKAYQNGGLKFKKYDGKEVNVRDVAKKILNSAIHCSDIIKGIAAFDPSNHASSAWGIVTLGLTVRRVILIYYNI, from the exons ATGAGACACCAACTGAAAAAAAACTCGAAAACTCGAAACCCCGATCAACAAGACGATGTCAAGTGCCTGGAAGAGGCTAAGCATGATGGGGTCGACGCCGACGTGTCTCCCATTAGCAAACAGCATACAAAGGGAACCAGTCTAAAAGAAGACAGGGAATTTGGTGACCCAGAGACTGGACCGAAAGCTCTGCATGAACTGAAGAATGATCACAAACAAGACGAAGCCGAGACCCCTGAATACCCTGTGTCTAAGAAGACGCCTGCAGATGAGAAAGTGGTCGAGAGAAGCGAAAAACCCGGTAATGTAGACCTTTGGCAGAGAGCCTTTGACGAACTGAATGAGGATTTAAAGGGACAGCTGCGTGAAGACGAAGCTATATCTCCGGAAAATGCCATCAAAGAGGTCATCGATAGAACGAAAGAGAGCTTTAAAGCATATCAAAATGGAGGACTGAAGTTCAAGAAGTatgatggaaaagaagtcaatGTTCGCGATGTGGCCAAAAAGATTCTCAACTCGGCTATTCACTGTTCAGATATTATTAAAGGGATAGCAGCTTTTGATCCTAGTAACCATG CTTCAAGCGCGTGGGGAATCGTCACGCTTGGACTTACGGTAAGAAGAGTTATTTTGATATACTATAACATTTAA
- a CDS encoding uncharacterized protein (predicted protein) translates to MTRSIIRQLVPEELPGSLVSLWEEHGRHNREPDQDKLSTVLHDVINNYTGDRLFLIFDALDECPDNEVHERDLLFQVLKGLIDEHGEKIHLLATSRYEENIRCHLEESLEIDLEDRMNNDVEAFVRDALDHGKLSRWKKEKGVNDQILAKLLDTKEPRYCHALCCSQQNILRFRWADLQIKRLEKCKKRDQITESLETIPKTLEETYQRILHDIPEDEKEDARSILTWLSFSLEPLRLETVAAVVGFPHPEDVVGTCTTYLVTVSPSNGTIKLAHFSVKEFLVVSESVHWYQLTKNGGHMDIANRALDDLLDKTEVLTEEAVHGLPLLKYAAAHWSRHFSELTDSDAKFWDLEKKIHRLFEERIVYLNWRRVARDNFSMSSWDRGLFSFEPPIYLACGMGMQNVVERLLSQGANACTELGLSTVGVAALNGHLTLVKLLLGNIGVSAKIASEIASYIDLNNVPHEEVEDLLDLLLSTKVLYDKTANGCVLLNEDFVSAIAENERSGRRLMCLLLDRQDKLEVPVTESVLDAALCNRDGGETMRVLLDRRRKGIQITEGLMESVAADSRYTPDISELILQRWGATVPLNQKIVKEFVRRAPAKVMELLLQIRGHEIQITEELVDAAAANGDHEVFRLLWERVSGIEITSKTWQRIIIWGSKGLERMEIALAKCPQRYFLENEIILKVARCLYGLPLMRMLLDKREAGLVVFDVSEATMIAAASNSNCPQQMMELVINNADSEIPVNEKILSSAIGNVRASESALEYLLELEQNLPITEEVLVSAAAATAVPFYQRKRVLKFIFNKFPDAPMTDRVFKAAGHMSGVLLSLWLKRGRHIQDCQLIGRLLGQGIVSLQELTKLFDEGLVEMDDNLVDAVGTQNALIMALEGYGAMEKLLDLRRNDITVTEEVVLRALDEVCVDGQAFKMLTDRLGSVVPVTEKILEKAFLKDQSILLDLLLKEERNWNLQKVWDAIWRNHGYFLRDIVGGANALLKYGEFDVSQTLVEFLPRHEEDGFSNKDLDELVNLCAGRDISAPAMEMISVISFKWGDARTIRVFIDRLSSAVPMTEKVWDALWLNDGFSFQQKAIISNILLEYGEFDISQILLEFLPLREEKGVFSDEEIDELVNLCVGQDISAPATEMLIEILFEYGNANSIMKFVKRKPTVQLTDGLIQRADRNERAYKKVLMPFLYSKRAADQNINNAEAKTEAEED, encoded by the exons ATGACTAGGAGCATTATTCGACAACTAGTACCTGAGGAGCTTCCAGGATCACTTGTCAGTTTATGGGAAGAACATGGTCGACATAACCGTGAGCCAGACCAAGACAAACTCTCAACAGTTCTCCATGATGTGATTAACAATTATACGGGTGATcgtttgtttcttatttttgaCGCACTCGATGAATGTCCCGATAATGAAGTCCATGAGAGGGATTTGCTGTTTCAGGTTCTGAAGGGTCTCATTGACGAGCACGGGGAAAAGATCCATCTTCTAGCAACAAGTCGATACGAAGAAAACATTCGCTGTCACCTGGAGGAGAGCTTGGAGATAGATCTCGAGGATCGAATGAATAATGATGTCGAGGCTTTTGTCCGCGATGCACTCGATCATGGAAAGCTGAGCagatggaaaaaagaaaagggggtCAATGATCAGATTTTGGCAAAGCTGTTGGACACAAAGGAACCAAGGTATTGTCATGCACTCTGTTGTTCTCAGCAGAATATTTT ACGTTTTCGCTGGGCTGACCTACAAATCAAACGGCTCGAAAAATGCAAAAAAAGGGATCAAATCACGGAATCACTTGAAACGATTCCAAAAACTCTGGAAGAAACATACCAAAGAATCCTTCATGACATTCCTGAAGACGAAAAAGAGGACGCGCGCTCAATACTCACATGGCTCAGTTTCTCTCTTGAACCACTCAGGCTAGAGACTGTTGCAGCAGTGGTGGGCTTTCCACATCCTGAAGATGTTGTTGGAACTTGCACTACCTATTTGGTGACTGTTAGTCCATCGAATGGTACCATTAAACTCGCCCATTTTTCAGTGAAGGAATTTTTGGTCGTCTCAGAGTCTGTCCATTGGTATCAGTTAACTAAAAATGGTGGCCATATGGACATAGCTAATCGTGCCCTTGACGATCTGCTTGACAAAACTGAGGTTCTGACTGAAGAAGCTGTACATGGTCTGCCGCTCTTGAAGTATGCCGCAGCACATTGGAGCCGACATTTTTCAGAGCTTACTGACTCTGATGCCAAATTCTGGGACCTAGAGAAAAAGATACATCGCCTGTTTGAAGAGCGCATAGTCTACTTAAACTGGCGGCGTGTGGCTCGAGATAACTTTTCAATGAGCTCATGGGATAGaggtcttttctcctttgagCCGCCCATCTACTTGGCCTGTGGAATGGGAATGCAGAATGTTGTTGAGAGACTTCTCTCACAAGGGGCTAACGCTTGCACAGAATTGGGGCTGAGCACAGTTGGAGTGGCTGCTCTGAATGGTCATCTTACTCTCGTAAAGCTGTTGCTGGGGAACATCGGCGTTTCAGCGAAAATAGCTTCGGAAATTGCGAGTTACATTGATCTCAATAATGTTCCAcatgaagaagttgaagaccTTCTGGACTTACTTTTGAGCACTAAAGTCTTGTACGACAAGACTGCAAATGGATGTGTTCTTTTGAATGAAGATTTTGTTAGTGCCATAGCAGAGAACGAAAGGTCAGGTCGTCGGCTCATGTGCCTTCTTTTGGATAGGCAAGACAAGCTAGAGGTTCCTGTTACTGAGAGCGTTCTCGACGCAGCGCTATGTAATCGTGATGGCGGTGAAACGATGCGAGTACTTTTGGACAGGAGACGAAAGGGCATCCAAATCACTGAAGGCCTAATGGAGTCAGTGGCTGCTGATTCCAGATATACTCCTGATATATCAGAGCTGATTCTTCAACGTTGGGGCGCTACGGTTCCTTTAAATCAAAAGATCGTCAAGGAATTTGTGCGCCGTGCACCAGCGAAGGTGATGGAATTGCTTTTACAGATCCGTGGTCATGAAATTCAAATCACAGAGGAATTAGTAGACGCAGCTGCTGCTAATGGGGATCATGAAGTGTTTCGCTTGCTATGGGAAAGAGTGTCTGGTATTGAAATCACTTCGAAAACTTGGCAGCGTATCATCATATGGGGGTCCAAAGGCctggaaaggatggaaatcGCATTGGCAAAATGCCCTCAGCGCTATTTTCTGGAAAATGAAATAATCCTAAAAGTGGCAAGGTGTTTGTATGGTCTTCCCTTGATGCGAATGCTTTTGGACAAACGAGAGGCAGGACTGgttgtttttgatgtttcAGAGGCAACGATGATCGCAGCTGCTTCGAACTCCAACTGCCCACAACAGATGATGGAACTGGTCATCAACAACGCGGACTCGGAAATTCCAGTCAACGAGAAGATTTTATCCTCAGCAATTGGCAATGTCCGGGCATCAGAATCTGCCTTGGAGTAtttgcttgagcttgaaCAAAACCTGCCGATCACAGAGGAAGTATTGgtatcagcagcagcagcaacagcagtaCCTTTTTATCAACGCAAAAGAGTACTCAAATTTATTTTCAACAAATTTCCAGATGCTCCAATGACAGATCGTGTCTTTAAGGCAGCTGGGCATATGTCTGGGGTGTTGTTGTCACTCTGGTTAAAACGAGGTCGTCATATACAGGATTGCCAGCTGATAGGGAGGCTTCTGGGGCAAGGTATTGTGAGCTTACAGGAACTGACGAAACTATTTGATGAAGGGCTAGTAGAGATGGACGACAATCTGGTGGATGCAGTGGGGACCCAGAACGCTCTGATTATGGCATTGGAGGGGTACGGTGCTATGGAAAAGCTGTTAGATTTACGAAGAAACGATATCACAGTTACTGAAGAGGTTGTATTGAGGGCTCTGGATGAAGTTTGCGTGGATGGTCAGGCCTTTAAAATGTTGACGGATCGACTGGGATCAGTAGTACCCGTTACAGAGAAGATTTTGGAAAAAGCTTTTCTGAAGGATCAATCAATACTCTTGGATCTCCTGCTGAAAGAGGAGCGAAATTGGAATCTTCAAAAGGTCTGGGATGCGATTTGGCGAAATCATGGTTACTTCCTTAGGGATATTGTGGGAGGTGCGAATGCTCTTCTGAAATATGGAGAATTTGATGTTTCTCAGACCCTGGTGGAGTTCCTTCCACgccatgaagaagatggcttCTCAAATAAGGACCTTGATGAGCTGGTCAATTTATGTGCTGGACGAGACATATCAGCTCCTGCTATGGAAATGATCtcagtgatatcattcaaATGGGGCGATGCGAGGACTATCCGGGTATTCATCGATCGACTGAGTTCAGCGGTACCCATGACAGAGAAGGTTTGGGATGCGCTTTGGCTAAACGATGGATTCTCTTTTCAACAGAAAGCGATAATTTCAAATATTCTTCTAGAATATGGGGAATTTGACATTTCGCAGATCCTACTAGAGTTCCTTCCActtagagaagaaaagggggtCTTTAGTGATGAGGAAATTGATGAGTTGGTCAATCTGTGTGTTGGGCAAGACATATCAGCTCCTGCTACTGAGATGCTCATCGAGATACTATTTGAATATGGTAATGCAAACTCCATCATGAAGTTCGTCAAACGCAAACCCACTGTCCAACTTACGGATGGCCTTATTCAGCGTGCAGATAGGAATGAACGGGCATACAAGAAGGTTTTGATGCCTTTCCTCTACTCAAAAAGAGCCGCGGatcagaatatcaacaatgCTGAAGCCAAgacagaagcagaagaagactaG
- a CDS encoding uncharacterized protein (predicted protein) — translation MSIPTVRRAFGSIPKQRTLQSIRGLLQIQTLGLLLRIAISFILLPLDNAILFATCLVGHFSVFLSHSNPVHRRQAARRDVHFYPKTIFITGIDTPYGLALARCLYYHGHRVVGADITDLPFASGEGMSKTLATYYRIPRSHYVSRLLDIIQREKADIWIPCSSRASVLEDAMAKQAIESRTACKCIHLDTELVNQFSDTESFTQYLVEKELPVVENYQVQSRDSIHKILHRSPSKVYHMRRPDLAVSDNKVVTLPKRTLSMTYTEVSEIQISKDRPWVLQQQARLGEFFAELLLVSGQVKAIKIRPADNQPWGHSRLDEGLALAIHRLMDRFAFKGGHRMTGHLCLRLMVDEEFDANNVRYVTHIAGCTQGTTAVRHLLEEPSPSLIDGYLAVLSSQPDDTSVDLDRKRMQARASISAVSRSKFTFYKTLKQCDVRRVLPSLYPVAQQLDHLVSQGSDLLLFWKDPRFTVLDPLPWWWNAHIYQPLKGLEVVLSRRDVKRL, via the coding sequence ATGTCCATCCCCACAGTGAGACGAGCCTTTGGCTCGATTCCGAAACAAAGAACGCTCCAATCCATTCGAGGGCTATTACAAATCCAGACTCTCGGTCTGTTACTCCGAATCGCCATCTCATTCATCCTTCTACCGCTGGATAACGCCATTCTTTTCGCTACGTGCCTTGTCGGCcatttttctgttttcctctCGCATTCTAATCCAGTCCATCGCCGGCAGGCCGCGCGACGTGATGTTCATTTCTATCCGAAAACCATTTTCATCACCGGCATTGACACCCCTTACGGGCTGGCCTTGGCACGATGTCTATACTATCACGGCCATCGGGTGGTGGGCGCCGACATCACAGATCTCCCATTCGCATCGGGTGAAGGCATGTCGAAAACACTAGCGACTTACTATCGCATCCCGAGGTCGCACTATGTGTCCCGCCTactcgacatcatccagagGGAGAAAGCTGATATCTGGATTCCTTGTTCGTCGCGGGCGAGCGTCCTGGAAGACGCAATGGCCAAACAGGCAATTGAAAGCCGAACTGCGTGTAAATGTATCCACCTGGACACGGAATTAGTCAATCAGTTTAGCGACACAGAATCCTTCACGCAGTATCTAGTCGAAAAGGAATTGCCCGTGGTAGAAAACTACCAAGTGCAGTCGCGCGACTCTATACACAAGATCTTGCATCGGTCGCCAAGCAAGGTCTACCATATGCGCCGACCAGATCTTGCCGTGAGCGACAACAAAGTCGTCACCTTGCCGAAGAGGACCCTAAGCATGACTTATACGGAAGTCAGCGAGATCCAAATCTCAAAAGATCGGCCATGGGTATTGCAGCAGCAAGCTCGGCTGGGGGAGTTCTTCGCCGAATTGCTGCTCGTTAGTGGACAGGTTAAGGCTATTAAGATTCGTCCAGCGGACAATCAACCTTGGGGCCATTCCCGCCTAGATGAGGGGCTTGCATTGGCAATTCACCGACTCATGGACCGTTTCGCATTTAAAGGGGGCCATCGGATGACCGGCCATCTTTGCCTGCGGTTAATGGTCGACGAAGAATTCGATGCTAACAATGTGCGCTACGTAACTCATATTGCTGGCTGCACTCAAGGCACGACCGCTGTCAGGCATCTTCTGGAAGAACCGTCGCCTtcattgattgatggatACTTGGCGGTTCTCTCATCACAGCCTGATGATACGTCCGTAGACCTGGACAGAAAACGAATGCAGGCTAGAGCAAGCATATCGGCGGTCTCACGGAGCAAATTCACCTTCTACAAGACGCTCAAGCAATGTGATGTCCGGAGAGTGCTCCCCTCTCTATACCCGGTTGCCCAGCAACTCGACCATTTAGTCAGTCAGGGAAGCGATCTTTTGCTATTCTGGAAGGACCCTCGATTCACGGTCCTTGATCCACTACCATGGTGGTGGAATGCACATATCTATCAACCACTGAAAGGATTGGAAGTGGTATTGAGCAGGAGAGATGTCAAGAGACTGTAG